A window of Anabas testudineus chromosome 7, fAnaTes1.2, whole genome shotgun sequence genomic DNA:
TGGCAGTGATGGGGAAATGTTCCACATCGTACTTGTGCTTGTACTGATGTATACTGCTCTCTACAGTGCAGTGTGTCAGTACATTAATCATGTAACCAGTGTGacatataaacacatgcatgtcaTAATCACAATCCCTACTATTCTTAGCACTTTCAGCAACAACCACTGGTAcagcttctttgtttctgttcccATCAATTGGCCTATGTTTAGTTTGTCCATTctgtcatttagcagacgcttttatccaaagcgactacATTCaaacagttttcagtgtttagATGCTGATTAGGTTTTTTAGTTTGCTCACACACTTACCCTACCGTAACCCTAACCATTTCCAGCTCATTACTGAGACATCCTAACCTTTAACAGACACTTGAACTGCCTTTAATAATTAACTCTGAAACAAACTCACCAACTGCTTCATCATCACTTGTGACTCATATATTCCATACAACACATTAGCGTTCAATGTCTTTGTCAATATCTCAATAACTTTAGTTCTTATTTACTGCAGatttacaaattattttcattctgtctAGTAATTGACACAAGTGTAAGACAGggtatgtgtatttattttctattatgtgTAAGAAAGATGTAATGCAACCAAGCACTAGTTTTATCACTAATACATCAGACTTCTTTTGTTGACTGaccaagaaataaaaaaaaacaaaactaaatggtGGATAATAGTATAATTATTTAAGATACCACAAACTATCATAGAAAATTGGGGAAACAATAAAATACTCACATTTAATAAGCTgattccgttttttttttttcatttttcttaaaattaataaaattaattatcaaaattaataataataattaacctGCAATGTGTGGAAAATACTCAGACGCTGgtttaaaaagcacaaacagcttttcttactgtatttgtattatcTTCGAAGACTGCTCTAACTGTGTGGATGGATTTGAGCAGAACAGACTGGAGCCAATGAAAAGGTCCAGAGAGACACGGGGTTGCCACGGTGACGCATCTCACTCAGGTAAACTCAGGTAACACTGGACcactttattatattatattaaaacatcCTATTACCGTAAATGAACAATTACAACGAAGCATCACGTGTTATAACTGTGTCATCCTGTGGGAGTTTGGTCTAGAAATGCAAAGACGCAACGTCGTTCGTGCACAAACCACACACTAGTAGGCTGAACCGGCTATTTTATTTCCCATATTTCATTGAAATCACTAAATTTGCTAAATGTGGCCGTAATCACAACTAATCAGCCTGCTTTTCCAGCTTGCATGTGACCATAGTGAGACAAATGGATGGCGCACATGCATACAAACTGTTATATAATTATCTAAACCCGATGCAGAAATTCAAAATACAGAAGTGCTTTTATTGTGGTAAATAACAGCACATGAGGAAAGAAAGATGCACTAAATAACTCAATGAAAGCAAGCTCTTACCTTGCCCTGTGTCATGATGGCTGTCTGTCGTCCGGCTCTGTCTGCCAACCAGTCAATATGTCTGATCtagagttttctttttcttgttgctgttattttttgcaGATTCTGGATGAAGACTGGCGGCTGTGAGAACTTAAGCTGCTCTTGCTGCCTGCTCGGACTGAACAACCTGACGATCTAGTGATGTAATCCCAACACAACGCAGTTAAGAGTCGTGCAGATACCCCTCCCTCACCCACAGAGGGATGTTCTAGCAGCATCCAGGTGAAGCTGCGGCATACACACAAGGTGGGACTGTACCACATCACTAGGGAAAATGGGGAGGATGGAGGCCTGCGTGGTGCGTTATGGGGGGAGAAATCGAGATACATCTGGAAGTTTGGACTGCAGCAAAAAGATAGGAGAGGGGTTTGCAGGGGCTAGAaatttacagatttacagagttatgtaaatgtgtgttcactgtgaatTGAAATGTCGAAATTAAATACCCTgataaaaagtttttatttttaactaagGTGAACGTTATTCACGCTATAAATTACTAACAAATGAATTCGTccatattataatttaaaaagattGATGAAGCAGTATGACACTTTTATGCAAAACAAATTCATTAACATTGATTTAGCttgaataaatgattttaagttgatttctcagtttaaaaaaaaaacatcaatatgcaataaaaaacaaaaacatcatttaCAATATGTACACTTTTTATTCCAAGTGCAAAGGCTGGAAACATGTTAAGACAGTACAGAAAAACCTTGCACATGGTGCAAAAACAGCATTCAAAGCAAAATTGACCTACAGTAGACTGTTTTTCAGACACATGGAGAAAGAGCACAAAGTCCAAGAAGTACAATTAAGAGGTGACAGATACTGGTCTACATGCTAGTCATGACCTATTTCTATGGATATTTATTCTTGCTGTTATTTCATGTCTCTTCTAATACTTTTGATGGCACTTCCATATTATAGATCCCCACAGAGCTAATcttataaaaacacatattcccATCTCCCTAAAGCTGGAACAACTGCAGgaattacatgttttttcttgAATAGAATGATGAGATTCATACAAGCCTGACTATGTTTCCAACAATTTATTTAACTAATAACAGAGATAAGGTCACGTTCCCAAAGCATCCCTAAACAAAGAAGattaataaaagtgttttctcaaaaagaaagaactaggtaaatatattaaaattagaaaaaaaacacctgttttGGTCTTTGATTTCCTTCATtaatgtgtttgacttttgaCTATTCTGGTCAAACATTAAGTTTCAAACAAGATATTCTTCCACAATACAAAAGAAACCGATCAAGCATAAATGGATGTGTGGCCCAGATCCTCAGTACATATCCGTCTCCCCTCTGTTTCCCTCCAGTTTCAGGTCTGTGTCGTTTCTGCCCAGGGTGAACAGACTGACGACCGCCATCAAAGCTGCCAACATCATGACTGCGCAGCCTCCAAACATGTGCCTGGTTCCGCTGCCACTCTCCCCTCCACCTGTACCCGATACCTCCCCGTGAAGGGCCAGCAGCCCTAGGCAGGCCAGTAGGTGCAGAGGTAGCCTAAACCAGCCCAGCACACCGGCCCGCTTCTCCTCTGGGATCACCCTACCCTGGAGAAAACTGACTGCAGGGAAGTACAGGCCACAGGCCAGCTCCAGCAGCAAGAAGGCCAGAAAAGATTCATGAGGTCTAGGCTGGCCTGCGGCAGTGGAAAAGGTCAGcatgaagaaagagaagaaggccATCAGCACAGCCAGGCAGAGCACATGGCCAGGTTGTAGATGGTAGCGAGTGGAGGTGGCTAGGCGATACAGCAAGGAGCCAGCCATACTGGCAGCCATCAAGCAGGAGAACACTATTCCTAAGGGAGGCCCATGAGGGTCCAGTACTGGGGtccacaagaaaacaaaaatgaagaggACACTTTCAAACAGAGCCTGCACTCCACCCAAGAGCAGGACTCTCCTGTCTGAGAGCAGGCACCGCAGGCCCTCATGGCAGCTGCGTGAGAACTGGGCTTTTGCTGACAAACGGGTCACTCCTCCATTTGGTGTACCAAGAAGTAGTGTCTGCTTGTCCCCTTCAGGACCTCCCTCAGCCTCTTCCTTGCCCCAGTCTGTTAGCACCACCCACGCACAGCACATCAGACAGGGAACAGCCAGAAGAAAGGGAGCCACCGGCCCAAGGTGGAGCCACTCAGCCAGCAAGTTAGCTACCAGCCCTGCTCCCACAGCGAGTCCGTGGTTCCAGGTGGCCACTTTGGTGAAGGTTGTGGGAATCCACTCCTTAGGAAAATCGTGGACGTCTACATGTCTATGCACGTACCAGGCTTCAAATGTGGTGGTTAGAAGAGATGTGGACAGGCCTCCCAAAATACGGCCCACAATCAAAACAAAGTAGTCTCTGGACAGCTTGGTAAGACAACAAGCAGAGTAGGACAGGCAGAAGAGAAGACATGTCTGTCTGCGGCCCAAGGCTTGAGGGAGCCAGGCTGAAAAAGGAGCAAACAGAACACAGGACGCCAGGCCGCACACATATAAGATGGCTATTTGTGATTCCAGGAAGCTGTAGTGCCGGTAAAGTTTATAGAGGTAAGGACCCTGGAGCCAGTCTGCCCACAAAGCTAAAAGGTATGCTCGGAGGAATATAGTCTGGAAGCCACGGAAAGCTGGGTTGGCTACAGCTGtaggagcagactgaggagggGTGAGGCGGCGTGCTGTGAGCTCCAAGCCAACACACAGGGCAAGCAGGAAAATGATGGTGAAATACGCTGTCACCAACATGGTGTGATAAACTGCACCCAGCTGAGGTCAAACCAGAGGTCTTGGGGCGTTTTCAAATCTTTTCTTTCCGTTTCTCGGCACCTGTGGAGACACAGAAGCGAATACGTGGTTTGAAACAGGCTGCAGACCGGGGCTGAAGTGGTAAAACATGGACAGAGTTGTTTGCACCGCTTGACATCAAAATTAAAGCCTTAAGTATATTAGGACCGGTGAAAACCTTTATCGTCACTGCCGATTCGGTAGCTAATTTCGTAAATTCATTCATTAACTGGATAAAGTTAACGTGACTTAACATATTAATACGTGGCTAACATGGCTAACAGGTTTCACTTTGTGAGAGTCTCTTAATCGGCCGAAAACGCATTAGATACTAACGATAGTATATTATTAGTTTTAGCCACAGTCATGACTAACAGTTGGATTAgtgattagtttattttatttaagcaCGTAGCTCATTTCTAGCGCTCAGATGCAACGTTACCTAGATGCTAATGTTGTTTAGCTAACAACAGCCTACGAGGAAGGTAGTTAGCACTTGTTCTACTTCTTACAACTATAATGTTTCATACTGTATAGTGTGTCTTACCGTGTATTTTAAAGGGAGCCTCATAATGGCGACACGACGTCAAAAGTGATAACAGGAAACATAACGAACAAGTGATAGTAGAAGATAAATAGATGGAGACAAGTGCGCTTTTACTAGCAAACTATTCACTTCCGGGATCCGGGATGTGTTATTCTACCACCAGGGGGCGGCGCTGCTCTGTTCTTCGCCTCTTGCAGCAGCTTTCTCTTGGGGACAGTCCCGTCTGCAGAGCGGAATATTTATTTACTACTGGTTTGTTATTTGATTTCCTGAAAGAAGTAGCGACTTCAAATTTGTGGTTTTCCGCGTTTTATACACTTGTAATTACAACGTACTATGTAGGCATTATTTGTAGGTTGTAAGTAAATAAACCAAGTATAGTatttaattactaattaaaatCTGTTCTATTCTACCTTCACTCCACAGATTAAACTTTTACTACATTAAGTAGTACATTTCGCTTTATTTcttacacctgtacaatctaaatTAATCCAACACAGCGGCTCTGCCATAAATTCTAGTTTTACAGTTTCTCATTTTTAGTTGAAACTGTCAGTAAGAAGATACATCTActtactatatgtttattattgaggtcaaaGTGGGTGGGGTAGTCATACTGAAGTGCGTTGTACCATggggtgtttctaatgttttggcatATTTAACTCTTAAGTACACTCCGGTGCAACTCCAttactgtatgtcactctgcataacttgtacttttacttttggtacttcCAAGTATATTTAGGTAACAGTACATCTCTGTCTTATAGTATTAAAAAGAATCCTAATCATCTTgctacttctacttgtagtagAGTAATTTATTATTCTAGTACTTGCACTTTTGCTTGAGCGTAGACTTTCTGTACTTCCACCACTGTTTAAATATAATCAGCTTTAATCAACATAGTGATAATGTAACTTTCAGTTGCATtactcatttaaaatgaaatacatgaaTTATCTTATCATCTGGACTCATGGagacaaaacaatgacacacaagCAGATTAATACATAATCTGAACtttatatcattatatcatTTCTATTTAGGAATAAagatttacaaaatgtacaagaTGTGCTCAATCATCCATAATCAAACAAGCAAACAGTGAGAGGACCAATCAAATAAGATCGCTCACCCAAAAATATCTCTTGTGTTTGTATGACAAAcattgggggggggggcaaagaATGGGTGCGTGTAGAGTGAGTGCTGGTGATTTCAGGGATTATGCTGGTTGGTTACGTCATCTGATAGCAGGAAGTGTGTCTAAGCTGTCTGAGAATCCCTACTGCATATTCTCCATTGCAAAGCCCCCATCACATGGGCAAACCCCAGCTAGTACAGACATGTCAGTATATTCTCCTTTATACCGAACACATCTGTCCAATCCATTATACCAGTTCAGTCATTTATACATAGACATTAGGGTAACATCatatttacagcaacaaaagcaaacaa
This region includes:
- the mfsd5 gene encoding molybdate-anion transporter, which translates into the protein MLVTAYFTIIFLLALCVGLELTARRLTPPQSAPTAVANPAFRGFQTIFLRAYLLALWADWLQGPYLYKLYRHYSFLESQIAILYVCGLASCVLFAPFSAWLPQALGRRQTCLLFCLSYSACCLTKLSRDYFVLIVGRILGGLSTSLLTTTFEAWYVHRHVDVHDFPKEWIPTTFTKVATWNHGLAVGAGLVANLLAEWLHLGPVAPFLLAVPCLMCCAWVVLTDWGKEEAEGGPEGDKQTLLLGTPNGGVTRLSAKAQFSRSCHEGLRCLLSDRRVLLLGGVQALFESVLFIFVFLWTPVLDPHGPPLGIVFSCLMAASMAGSLLYRLATSTRYHLQPGHVLCLAVLMAFFSFFMLTFSTAAGQPRPHESFLAFLLLELACGLYFPAVSFLQGRVIPEEKRAGVLGWFRLPLHLLACLGLLALHGEVSGTGGGESGSGTRHMFGGCAVMMLAALMAVVSLFTLGRNDTDLKLEGNRGETDMY